The following are encoded in a window of bacterium genomic DNA:
- a CDS encoding YbbR-like domain-containing protein translates to MLIKYKIHIASFLFAVVVWFLVVTDGTFDHIVSVPIRMPDSPPNMILAKSFPQQAKMRVRGQGMTLLAYLLFREAQLEPKVEWKIGPQTVHMTKEDVVLSGAAKSISVLQLIDPLERTIVIEKRMEKTVVIKTQITVKPMPGYTVVDELVFNPDSVTVAGPASVIRAIDAVYTKEKVLEKVKRPVAGEVELIVPPDQRIELSPAVTAFRQDVQKLMEKRISRIPIRVINVPEGVSAFAIPASLSLIAEGGVQRISTLTEKEINAYIDFPRAAERGGADYPAYVDPLPGVRFRSIEPKRFKVILERKNK, encoded by the coding sequence GTGTTGATAAAATATAAAATACACATCGCTTCGTTTCTCTTTGCGGTTGTCGTCTGGTTTCTGGTGGTCACGGACGGAACGTTTGATCATATCGTATCGGTTCCTATCCGCATGCCCGACAGCCCGCCCAACATGATTCTGGCAAAGTCGTTTCCGCAACAGGCCAAAATGCGTGTGCGCGGTCAAGGCATGACGCTGCTGGCCTATCTTTTATTTCGCGAAGCGCAGCTGGAGCCCAAAGTGGAGTGGAAAATCGGGCCGCAGACCGTGCACATGACGAAGGAGGATGTGGTTCTGAGCGGCGCCGCCAAATCGATCTCCGTATTGCAGCTGATCGATCCACTGGAGCGAACCATCGTCATTGAAAAACGGATGGAAAAAACAGTGGTGATAAAAACTCAGATCACCGTCAAACCAATGCCCGGCTATACGGTGGTGGACGAGCTGGTTTTTAATCCGGATTCTGTGACAGTGGCTGGACCGGCCTCGGTCATCCGCGCGATCGACGCGGTGTATACAAAAGAAAAAGTGTTGGAAAAAGTAAAACGCCCGGTGGCCGGCGAAGTCGAGTTAATCGTTCCTCCGGACCAGCGCATCGAGCTGTCACCTGCCGTGACGGCGTTCAGACAGGATGTGCAGAAATTGATGGAAAAACGCATCAGTCGCATTCCGATCCGGGTGATCAACGTGCCGGAAGGAGTCAGCGCGTTCGCCATTCCCGCTTCGCTGAGCCTGATTGCCGAGGGCGGGGTTCAGCGCATCTCCACGTTAACGGAAAAAGAGATCAACGCCTATATCGATTTTCCTCGCGCAGCGGAACGCGGCGGCGCCGATTACCCGGCCTACGTGGACCCTTTGCCCGGTGTTCGTTTCCGCTCTATTGAACCGAAGCGTTTTAAAGTCATTCTCGAAAGAAAAAATAAATGA